GGCCACTCCAACTCGTTCGTCAACACCTACGGCGAACCCAACGTCGGCAAGGCCAAGGCCATGCTCGCCGACGCGGACATCACCAAGCCGGTGAAGCTGACGCTGAACTACACGACCGACCACTACGGTCCGGCCACCAAGCAGGAGTTCGAGGTGCTGCAGAAGCAGCTCAACGACAGCGGCCTGTTCGACGTCACCCTCAAGGGCACCGCCTGGGACGCCTTCGTCCCGGCCGAGCGCAAGGGCGAGTACGCCGTCTGGGGCATGGGCTGGTTCCCCGACTTCCCCGACGCCGACAACTTCGTCGCCCCGTTCCTCGACAAGGACAACTTCCTCAAGTCGCCCTACACCAACGGCGACATCATCGACACCCTGATCCCGGCCTCCCGTCGCGAGGCCGACCGCCAGAGCGCCACCAAGAGCCTGACGGAGATTCAGGACATCGTCGCCAAGGACGTCCCGATCCTGCCGCTGTGGCAGGGCAAGCAGTACGTCGCCGCCAACAACGACGTCACGGGCACGGCGTACGCGCTCAACTCCTCCGCGACTCTGCAGCTGTGGGAGCTCGGCCGCGGCGCGAGCGGCTGACGAAGCCCTCCGCTTTCTGCTTACTGCTCCCTGCTTCCTGCCCGGGGCCCGGACCGCGGCCTCGGTGTGACGAGAACACGACGACAAGGCAACAAGTGAACCTGCGCAACCAGTGGCCGGTCCTGCCGATCATGGCGGGGCTGGCCTCCGGCCTGTTGACCGGCTGCGGCACCCAGGGCGGGGGAGCGGGCGGCGACGGCTCCGCGGTGGTCCTCGGCATGTCCGACGAGGTCCTGGCCACGGACCCCGCATCCGGCTACGACCCCGGCTCCTGGCTGCTGTTCAACAACGTCTTCCAGTCACTGCTCAGCTTCCCCAAGGGCGGCACCGAGCCCGAGCCGGACGCCGCCCGCGAGTGCCGTTTCACCGACACGCGGACCCAGGTCTACAGCTGCACGCTGAAGGACGACCTGAAGTTCAGCAACGGCGACGCCCTCACGTCCAAGGACGTCAAGTTCTCCTTCGACCGCATGCTGAAGATCAACGACGACGCCGGCCCGGCAATCATGTTCGCCACGCTCGCCGCGGTCGAGGCCCCCGACGCCAAGACCGTCGTCTTCAAGCTCAAGGCCCCCGACGCCACCTTCCCCAGCAAGATCGCCTCGGGCGCCGGCTCCATCGTCGACCACCGGCAGTACGACGCCGACGGTCTGCGCGAGGACGGCGAGGCCGTCGGCTCCGGCCCCTACAAGCTCGACTCCTTCGGCGACGACGAAGCCGTCTTCTCCGTCAACGAGCACTACCGGGGCACCGCCTCCGAAGCCCAGAACACCGGTGTCACCCTCAAGTTCTTCGCCGGCGACCAGAAGGCCCTCAAGCAGGCCCTGCTCGACGGCGACGTCGACATCGCCTACCGGGGCCTGACCGCCGCCGACATCGCCGACATCCAGCAGAGCGCCGACGCCCGTGCCGAGGTCGTC
The window above is part of the Streptomyces sp. NBC_00425 genome. Proteins encoded here:
- a CDS encoding ABC transporter substrate-binding protein, with protein sequence MNLRNQWPVLPIMAGLASGLLTGCGTQGGGAGGDGSAVVLGMSDEVLATDPASGYDPGSWLLFNNVFQSLLSFPKGGTEPEPDAARECRFTDTRTQVYSCTLKDDLKFSNGDALTSKDVKFSFDRMLKINDDAGPAIMFATLAAVEAPDAKTVVFKLKAPDATFPSKIASGAGSIVDHRQYDADGLREDGEAVGSGPYKLDSFGDDEAVFSVNEHYRGTASEAQNTGVTLKFFAGDQKALKQALLDGDVDIAYRGLTAADIADIQQSADARAEVVEGSSAEVQHLVFNMDDPVAGKLGVRRAIAHLIDREALIKNVYQGTADPLYSIIPAGIAGHNTAFFDRYGARPSRTQAAAALAADGITDKVRLTLWSTPSRYGPATDQELKAVAAQLNASGLFDADVKSVAFGQYEKDIAAGKYGVYVKGWVPDYPDADNFTSPFFGEGNVLANHYTDKTITGTLIPRTAAQSDRSATDADYGRLQNIVAAQVPVLPVWQAKQYAVVGENVYGLENCLDASTVFRFWELSKS